A stretch of the Notamacropus eugenii isolate mMacEug1 chromosome 2, mMacEug1.pri_v2, whole genome shotgun sequence genome encodes the following:
- the USP49 gene encoding ubiquitin carboxyl-terminal hydrolase 49 isoform X1: MDRCKHVGRLRLAQDHSILNPQKWHCMQCNTTESVWACLKCSHVACGRYIEEHAFKHFEETRHPLAMEVNDLYVFCYLCEDYVLNDNPEGDLKLLRSTLSAIRSQKQDLTMRSGRMLRSMASGEDVFQPQQAPQGQPQMLTALWHRRQCLLAKALRIWFEKSTRGQQKLEQRKQIEELEKKKEAARQRRQEMKRRLLEQLASTPPRKSARLLSHVHQSNLIPRKFREIATSSPTSRRVQSSKFKPFYSIRRKPMVTPGVTGLRNLGNTCYMNSILQVLSHLQKFRECFLTLDLCETEELLAKTANGKSQMSGKLANGSADDESARNDRIEPCSRQGLPTGLNGGSSINRSLELIQPKEPSSKHISLCHELHTLFRVMWSGKWALVSPFAMLHSVWSLIPAFRGYDQQDAQEFLCELLDKVQQELESEGTKRRILIPFSQRKLTKQVLKVVNTIFHGQLLSQVTCITCNYKSNTIEPFWDLSLEFPERYHCIEKGLVPFNQTECMLTEMLAKFTETEALEGRIYACDQCNSRRRKSSPKPLVLSEARKQLMIYRLPQVLRLHLKRFRWSGRNHREKIGVHVVFDQVLTMEPYCCRDTLSSLDKETFAYDLSAVVMHHGKGFGSGHYTAYCYNTEGGFWVHCNDSKLNVCSVEEVCKTQAYILFYTQRTVQGNAGISETQLQAQVRSSNNDEDRRLTFP; this comes from the exons ATGGATAGATGTAAACATGTAGGGCGGTTACGACTCGCCCAGGATCATTCTATCCTGAATCCTCAGAAGTGGCACTGCATGCAGTGTAACACCACAGAGTCTGTCTGGGCATGTCTGAAGTGCTCTCATGTGGCCTGTGGACGGTACATTGAGGAACATGCATTTAAACACTTTGAAGAAACTAGACACCCATTGGCTATGGAAGTCAATGATCTCTATGTGTTCTGTTATCTTTGTGAAGACTATGTTTTGAATGATAACCCTGAAGGGGATTTGAAACTGCTCAGAAGTACTCTCTCAGCAATTAGGAGCCAGAAGCAGGATCTGACTATGAGGAGTGGTAGGATGCTTCGGTCAATGGCTTCAGGAGAGGATGTATTCCAACCTCAGCAGGCTCCTCAGGGACAGCCCCAGATGTTGACAGCTCTGTGGCACCGACGCCAGTGTCTGCTGGCTAAAGCGCTGAGGATCTGGTTTGAAAAGAGCACCAGAGGCCAACAGAAACTGGAGCAAAGAAAGCAAATAGAGGAgttagagaagaagaaagaggctgCAAGGCAGCGGAGGCAGGAGATGAAGCGTCGCCTCCTTGAGCAGTTGGCCAGCACCCCCCCCAGGAAAAGTGCAAGGCTGCTTTCTCATGTTCACCAATCGAATTTGATTCCCAGGAAGTTCAGAGAGATAGCAACGAGTTCCCCTACCTCAAGAAGAGTGCAGAGCAGCAAATTCAAGCCGTTTTATTCCATCCGCCGTAAGCCAATGGTGACTCCTGGTGTAACGGGTCTGCGGAACCTGGGTAATACCTGTTACATGAACTCTATTCTTCAAGTGCTCAGTCACCTCCAGAAGTTCAGAGAATGTTTTTTAACCCTTGACCTCTGTGAAACAGAAGAACTGCTTGCCAAAACAGCCAATGGGAAGTCTCAGATGTCAGGTAAATTGGCAAATGGATCTGCTGATGATGAGTCAGCAAGAAATGACAGAATCGAGCCATGCAGTAGGCAGGGCTTACCCACTGGCTTGAATGGTGGGTCCTCCATAAACAGGAGCTTAGAACTAATACAGCCTAAGGAGCCTAGTTCAAAGCACATTTCTCTCTGTCATGAATTACATACCCTCTTCCGTGTTATGTGGTCTGGGAAGTGGGCTCTGGTATCTCCATTTGCCATGCTCCATTCTGTTTGGAGCTTGATCCCTGCCTTTCGGGGATATGACCAGCAAGATGCTCAGGAGTTTCTCTGTGAGCTACTAGATAAAGTCCAGCAGGAGCTAGAGTCAGAGGGAACCAAGCGTCGGatcctcatccccttctcccagaGAAAACTCACCAAGCAGGTTCTGAAGGTGGTGAACACAATATTTCATGGGCAGCTGCTCAGTCAG GTCACATGCATAACATGCAATTACAAATCCAATACCATTGAACCCTTCTGGGATCTGTCCCTGGAATTCCCTGAGCGCTATCATTGTATAGAAAAAGGACTTGTCCCTTTTAACCAGACTGAGTGCATGCTGACAGAGATGCTGGCCAAATTCACAGAGACGGAGGCCCTGGAAGGAAGGATCTACGCATGTGACCAATGCAACA GCAGACGGCGTAAATCCTCTCCTAAGCCCCTGGTTCTTAGTGAAGCTAGAAAGCAGTTAATGATCTACAGACTACCTCAGGTCCTCCGGCTGCACCTTAAACGATTCAG GTGGTCTGGACGTAATCACCGTGAGAAGATTGGGGTCCATGTCGTCTTTGACCAGGTATTAACCATGGAACCTTACTGCTGCAGggacactctctcctctcttgacAAAGAGACCTTTGCCTATGACCTCTCCGCTGTGGTGATGCATCACGGGAAAGGGTTTGGCTCAGGACACTACACAGCATATTGCTACAACACAGAGGGAG GTTTTTGGGTCCACTGTAACGACTCCAAGCTGAATGTATGTAGTGTCGAGGAAGTGTGCAAAACCCAGGCCTACATCCTTTTTTACACTCAAAGAACAGTGCAGGGCAATGCAGGAATCTCTGAAACCCAACTCCAAGCTCAGGTGCGGTCCAGCAACAATGATGAGGACAGAAGACTGACATTCCCTTGA
- the USP49 gene encoding ubiquitin carboxyl-terminal hydrolase 49 isoform X2, whose amino-acid sequence MDRCKHVGRLRLAQDHSILNPQKWHCMQCNTTESVWACLKCSHVACGRYIEEHAFKHFEETRHPLAMEVNDLYVFCYLCEDYVLNDNPEGDLKLLRSTLSAIRSQKQDLTMRSGRMLRSMASGEDVFQPQQAPQGQPQMLTALWHRRQCLLAKALRIWFEKSTRGQQKLEQRKQIEELEKKKEAARQRRQEMKRRLLEQLASTPPRKSARLLSHVHQSNLIPRKFREIATSSPTSRRVQSSKFKPFYSIRRKPMVTPGVTGLRNLGNTCYMNSILQVLSHLQKFRECFLTLDLCETEELLAKTANGKSQMSGKLANGSADDESARNDRIEPCSRQGLPTGLNGGSSINRSLELIQPKEPSSKHISLCHELHTLFRVMWSGKWALVSPFAMLHSVWSLIPAFRGYDQQDAQEFLCELLDKVQQELESEGTKRRILIPFSQRKLTKQVLKVVNTIFHGQLLSQVTCITCNYKSNTIEPFWDLSLEFPERYHCIEKGLVPFNQTECMLTEMLAKFTETEALEGRIYACDQCNSRRRKSSPKPLVLSEARKQLMIYRLPQVLRLHLKRFRWSGRNHREKIGVHVVFDQVFGSTVTTPS is encoded by the exons ATGGATAGATGTAAACATGTAGGGCGGTTACGACTCGCCCAGGATCATTCTATCCTGAATCCTCAGAAGTGGCACTGCATGCAGTGTAACACCACAGAGTCTGTCTGGGCATGTCTGAAGTGCTCTCATGTGGCCTGTGGACGGTACATTGAGGAACATGCATTTAAACACTTTGAAGAAACTAGACACCCATTGGCTATGGAAGTCAATGATCTCTATGTGTTCTGTTATCTTTGTGAAGACTATGTTTTGAATGATAACCCTGAAGGGGATTTGAAACTGCTCAGAAGTACTCTCTCAGCAATTAGGAGCCAGAAGCAGGATCTGACTATGAGGAGTGGTAGGATGCTTCGGTCAATGGCTTCAGGAGAGGATGTATTCCAACCTCAGCAGGCTCCTCAGGGACAGCCCCAGATGTTGACAGCTCTGTGGCACCGACGCCAGTGTCTGCTGGCTAAAGCGCTGAGGATCTGGTTTGAAAAGAGCACCAGAGGCCAACAGAAACTGGAGCAAAGAAAGCAAATAGAGGAgttagagaagaagaaagaggctgCAAGGCAGCGGAGGCAGGAGATGAAGCGTCGCCTCCTTGAGCAGTTGGCCAGCACCCCCCCCAGGAAAAGTGCAAGGCTGCTTTCTCATGTTCACCAATCGAATTTGATTCCCAGGAAGTTCAGAGAGATAGCAACGAGTTCCCCTACCTCAAGAAGAGTGCAGAGCAGCAAATTCAAGCCGTTTTATTCCATCCGCCGTAAGCCAATGGTGACTCCTGGTGTAACGGGTCTGCGGAACCTGGGTAATACCTGTTACATGAACTCTATTCTTCAAGTGCTCAGTCACCTCCAGAAGTTCAGAGAATGTTTTTTAACCCTTGACCTCTGTGAAACAGAAGAACTGCTTGCCAAAACAGCCAATGGGAAGTCTCAGATGTCAGGTAAATTGGCAAATGGATCTGCTGATGATGAGTCAGCAAGAAATGACAGAATCGAGCCATGCAGTAGGCAGGGCTTACCCACTGGCTTGAATGGTGGGTCCTCCATAAACAGGAGCTTAGAACTAATACAGCCTAAGGAGCCTAGTTCAAAGCACATTTCTCTCTGTCATGAATTACATACCCTCTTCCGTGTTATGTGGTCTGGGAAGTGGGCTCTGGTATCTCCATTTGCCATGCTCCATTCTGTTTGGAGCTTGATCCCTGCCTTTCGGGGATATGACCAGCAAGATGCTCAGGAGTTTCTCTGTGAGCTACTAGATAAAGTCCAGCAGGAGCTAGAGTCAGAGGGAACCAAGCGTCGGatcctcatccccttctcccagaGAAAACTCACCAAGCAGGTTCTGAAGGTGGTGAACACAATATTTCATGGGCAGCTGCTCAGTCAG GTCACATGCATAACATGCAATTACAAATCCAATACCATTGAACCCTTCTGGGATCTGTCCCTGGAATTCCCTGAGCGCTATCATTGTATAGAAAAAGGACTTGTCCCTTTTAACCAGACTGAGTGCATGCTGACAGAGATGCTGGCCAAATTCACAGAGACGGAGGCCCTGGAAGGAAGGATCTACGCATGTGACCAATGCAACA GCAGACGGCGTAAATCCTCTCCTAAGCCCCTGGTTCTTAGTGAAGCTAGAAAGCAGTTAATGATCTACAGACTACCTCAGGTCCTCCGGCTGCACCTTAAACGATTCAG GTGGTCTGGACGTAATCACCGTGAGAAGATTGGGGTCCATGTCGTCTTTGACCAG GTTTTTGGGTCCACTGTAACGACTCCAAGCTGA